A window of the Cannabis sativa cultivar Pink pepper isolate KNU-18-1 chromosome X, ASM2916894v1, whole genome shotgun sequence genome harbors these coding sequences:
- the LOC115708742 gene encoding protein GIGANTEA produces MAASTSRERWIDRLEYSSLFCPPSQDAQQRKAQVIAYVDYFGQFTSDQFPDDIAELVRNRYPSKEQRLFDDVLATFVLHHPEHGHAVVLPIISCIIDGTLVYDRASPPFASFISLVCPSSEKEYSEQWALACGEILRILTHYNRPIYKVEQQNNETERSRSGSQVTTSNNGGSSSPPGSQQERKPIRPLSPWITDILLTAPLGIRSDYFRWCSGVMGKYAAGELKPPTTASRGSGKHPQLMPSTPRWAVANGAGVILSVCDEEVARYETATLTAVAVPALLLPPPTTALDEHLVAGLPALEPYARLFHRYYAIATPSATQRLLLGLLEAPPSWAPDALDAAVQLVELLRAAEDYASGIRLPRNWLHLHFLRAIGTAMSMRAGIAADAAAALLFRILSQPALLFPPIRQVEGVEVQHDPMGGYISSYRKQIEVPAAVATIEATAQGIASMLCAHGPDVEWRICTIWEAAYGLIPLSSSAVDLPEIIVATPLQPPVLSWNLYIPLLKVLEYLPRGSPSEACLMKIFVATVEAILQRTFPSESSSEQNRKTRYFSSLGSASKNLAVAELRTMVHSLFLESCASVELASRLLFVVLTVCVSHEVQFIGNKKPRREENYQYDEITEESQDASDKLRDNRSKRTNKQGPVAAFDSYVLAAVCALSCELQLFPFVLKGINHSHSKDGKNDAKPIKINGTSNEFRKSIDSAIGHTRRILVILEALFSLEPSSLGTSWSYSSNEIVAAAMVAAHVSELFRRSKACMHALSVLMRCKLDNEIYNRASSLYNLIDIHSKAVASIVNKAEPLEAHLIHVPVRKESRTYLNGKKQTQHENGRCSVSGKLTFSQSKTSTNADSKLKSEGVSHSNEISGSASGKGIASFSLDASDLANFLTKDRHLGFNCSAQVFLGSVLAEKQELCFSVVSLLWHKLIAAPETKPTAESTSAQQGWRQVVDALCNVVIASPTKASTAVVLQAERELQPWIAKDDGQKIWRINQRIVKLIVELMRNHDSLESLVILASSSDLLLRATDGMLVDGEACTLPQLELLEATARAVHPVLELGESGLAVADGLSNLLKCRLSATIRCLSHPSAHVRALSTSVLRDIMQTGSIKTNSKPVEVNGSSRDPSYNKYFNPDDINWLADIEKCLRWEAHSRLATGRSTQFLDVAAKELGCTISI; encoded by the exons ATGGCTGCCAGTACTAGTCGTGAGAGATGGATTGATCGGCTTGAGTACTCTTCTTTGTTTTGTCCTCCTTCACAAGATGCCCAACAAAGAAAG GCTCAAGTTATTGCCTATGTGGATTATTTTGGTCAGTTCACATCAGATCAGTTTCCTGACGACATTGCAGAG CTTGTTCGTAACCGTTATCCTTCAAAGGAACAACGCCTATTTGATGATGTCTTAG CAACATTTGTCCTTCATCATCCGGAGCATGGGCATGCTGTTGTTCTTCCAATTATTTCGTGTATTATTGATGGCACACTGGTGTATGACAGGGCCAGTCCACCGTTCGCTTCTTTCATATCTTTAGTCTGCCCAAGCAGTGAG AAGGAATATTCCGAGCAATGGGCTCTGGCGTGTGGGGAGATTTTACGAATTTTAACTCATTATAATCGCCCAATATACAAAGTGGAACAACAAAACAATGAAACTGAAAGAAGTCGTAGTGGCAGCCAGGTCACTACTAGCAACAATGGGGGTTCCTCCTCTCCACCTGGTTCGCAGCAAGAGAGAAAACCTATTAGGCCTTTGTCTCCCTGGATTACTGATATATTGCTCACTGCACCTCTTGGCATCCGAAGCGACTACTTCCGTTG GTGCAGTGGTGTTATGGGTAAATATGCTGCTGGAGAGCTTAAGCCACCTACAACAG CTTCTCGTGGATCTGGAAAGCATCCTCAGCTGATGCCATCAACTCCAAGGTGGGCAGTAGCCAATGGTGCTGGTGTTATATTAAGTGTTTGTGACGAGGAAGTTGCTCGATATGAAACTGCTACTTTAACAGCAGTGGCTGTCCCTGCACTTTTACTTCCTCCACCTACAACAGCTTTGGATGAACATCTAGTTGCTGGGCTTCCAGCTCTTGAGCCATATGCGCGTTTATTTCATAG GTATTATGCCATTGCTACTCCAAGTGCCACCCAAAGACTTCTTCTTGGACTTCTAGAAGCACCACCGTCATGGGCTCCAGATGCACTTGATGCTGCTGTACAGCTCGTGGAACTCCTCCGGGCTGCTGAAGATTATGCTTCTGGAATAAGG CTTCCTAGAAACTGGTTGCATTTGCATTTCTTGCGTGCAATCGGGACAGCAATGTCCATGAGAGCAGGCATAGCAGCTGATGCAGCAGCAGCTCTACTTTTCCGCATCCTCTCACAGCCTGCACTGCTTTTCCCTCCTATAAGGCAAGTTGAGGGAGTTGAAGTTCAACACGATCCAATGGGTGGTTATATTTCGTCTTACAGAAAGCAG ATAGAGGTGCCGGCTGCTGTTGCAACAATAGAAGCTACTGCTCAAGGTATTGCATCGATGCTTTGTGCTCATGGCCCCGATGTTGAATGGAGAATTTGTACGATATGGGAAGCTGCTTACGGCTTGATTCCTTTGAGTTCCTCTGCGGTTGATCTTCCCGAAATCATTGTTGCCACTCCATTGCAACCTCCTGTTTTGTCGTGGAATCTATACATACCTCTCCTTAAAGTACTAGAATATCTTCCTCGTGGAAGTCCATCTGAAGCATGTCTTATGAAAATTTTTGTTGCCACCGTGGAAGCGATTCTTCAGAGAACCTTTCCATCTGAATCTTCATCAGAACAAAACAGAAAAACCAGATACTTTTCCAGCTTAGGATCTGCCTCGAAAAATCTTGCTGTTGCTGAGCTACGCACAATGGTTCATTCACTATTCTTAGAATCGTGTGCCTCAGTAGAGCTTGCCTCTCGCCTTTTATTTGTTGTGTTAACCGTGTGTGTCAGTCATGAAGTTCAGTTCATTGGGAACAAGAAACCCAGGCGAGAGGAGAATTACCAATATGATGAAATTACCGAGGAATCACAAGATGCATCTGATAAGCTGAGAGACAATCGCTCTAAAAGGACAAACAAACAAGGACCTGTTGCGGCATTTGATTCgtatgttcttgctgctgtttgTGCTCTTTCATGTGAGTTGCAATTATTCCCTTTTGTTTTGAAGGGAATTAATCATTCACATTCTAAGGATGGGAAGAATGATGCCAAGCCTATCAAAATAAATGGAACTAGTAATGAATTTCGTAAAAGTATTGACTCAGCCATTGGACACACACGTAGAATCTTAGTAATTCTGGAGGCACTATTTTCACTAGAACCGTCTTCACTTGGAACATCATGGAGTTACAGCTCAAATGAGATAGTGGCTGCAGCTATGGTTGCGGCACATGTTTCTGAATTGTTTAGGCGGTCGAAGGCTTGTATGCATGCTCTATCAGTCCTGATGCGGTGCAAGTTGGACAATGAAATATACAACAGAGCATCGTCATTGTATAACCTCATTGATATTCACAGCAAAGCTGTTGCATCCATTGTTAACAAGGCTGAGCCTTTAGAAGCACATCTAATACATGTACCAGTTCGGAAGGAATCCCGTACATATTTGAATGGGAAAAAGCAAACCCAACATGAAAATGGTAGGTGCTCAGTTTCAGGGAAGCTTACTTTCTCGCAAAGCAAGACTTCAACAAATGCAGATTCTAAACTTAAATCTGAGGGAGTATCACATTCAAATGAAATATCGGGAAGTGCTTCGGGGAAAGGTATTGCAAGCTTTTCTCTAGATGCTTCGGATTTAGCCAACTTCCTCACCAAGGACAGGCACCTAGGATTCAATTGCAGTGCACAAGTGTTTCTGGGATCAGTTCTAGCAGAGAAGCAAGAGTTATGTTTCTCAGTTGTTTCACTGTTATGGCACAAGTTGATTGCAGCTCCAGAAACTAAGCCTACTGCCGAAAGCACTTCTGCCCAACAAGGGTGGAGACAG GTAGTCGATGCATTATGCAATGTTGTAATCGCTTCACCAACAAAGGCCTCGACTGCAGTTGTTCTTCAG GCTGAAAGAGAATTACAGCCGTGGATTGCGAAAGATGATGGCCAGAAGATATGGAGAATCAACCAACGGATTGTAAAGCTGATCGTTGAGCTGATGAGAAACCATGACAGCTTAGAATCGTTGGTAATTTTGGCAAGTTCATCCGATCTACTTCTTCGTGCCACAGACGGGATGCTTGTTGATGGAGAAGCTTGCACTTTACCTCAGTTGGAG CTATTGGAGGCAACTGCTAGAGCTGTTCATCCTGTTCTGGAGCTGGGAGAATCTGGGTTGGCAGTTGCCGATGGCCTCTCAAACTTGTTGaag TGTCGTCTTTCAGCCACCATTCGGTGCCTTTCTCATCCAAGTGCACATGTCCGTGCATTGAGCACATCAGTTCTTCGTGATATTATGCAAACTGGTTCAATCAAAACTAATTCTAAACCAGTAGAAGTAAACGGTTCTTCTCGAGACCCCTCTTATAACAAGTATTTTAATCCAGATGACATTAACTGGCTAGCTGATATTGAAAAATGCTTAAGATGGGAAGCTCATAGCCGACTCGCAACCGGTAGGTCTACACAGTTTCTTGATGTCGCGGCCAAGGAATTGGGTTGTACCATCTCTATATGA